In a genomic window of Nomascus leucogenys isolate Asia chromosome 4, Asia_NLE_v1, whole genome shotgun sequence:
- the ABHD14A gene encoding protein ABHD14A has product MPAAAECAGAPRWPRSWPPRAGAARGAAEAAMVRALCGCWFRLGGARPLIPFGPTVVQTSMSRSQVALLGLSLLLMLLLYVGLPGPPEQSSWLWGDPNVTVLAGLTPGNSPIFYREVLPLNQAHRVEVVLLHGKAFNSHTWEQLGTLQLLSQRGYRAVALDLPGFGNSAPSKEASTEAGRAALLERALRDLEVQNAVLVSPSLSGHYALPFLMRGHHQLHGFVPIAPTSTQNYTQEQFWAVKTPTLILYGELDHILARESLRQLRHLPNHSVVKLRNAGHACYLHKPQDFHLVLLAFLDHLP; this is encoded by the exons ATGCCCGCGGCTGCGGAGTGCGCAGGCGCGCCTAGGTGGCCGCGCTCCTGGCCGCCTAGAGCCGGAGCGGCCCGCGGAGCTGCGGAGGCAGCCATGGTCCGGGCGCTGTGCGGCTGCTGGTTCCGCCTGGGCGGGGCCCGCCCGCTCATCCCGTTCGGCCCG actGTGGTACAGACCTCCATGAGCCGGTCCCAGGTAGCCCTGCTGGGCCTGAGTCTGCTGCTCATGCTCCTACTGTATGTGGGGCTGCCGGGCCCCCCCGAGCAGAGTTCCTGGCTCTGGGGAGACCCCAATGTCACAGTCCTGGCTGGTCTCACCCCTGGCAACTCCCCCATCTTTTACCGCGAGGTGCTCCCACTCAACCAGGCACACAG GGTGGAGGTGGTGCTGCTTCATGGAAAGGCCTTTAACTCTCACACGTGGGAGCAGCTGGGCACACTGCAGCTACTGTCGCAGAGGGGCTACCGGGCCGTGGCCCTTGACCTTCCAG GTTTTGGGAACTCGGCACCTTCAAAGGAGGCAAGCACAGAGGCAGGGCGGGCAGCGCTGCTGGAGCGGGCGCTGCGGGACCTGGAGGTACAGAATGCCGTGTTGGTGAGCCCCTCGCTGAGTGGCCACTATGCCCTGCCCTTCCTGATGCGAGGCCACCACCAGCTACATGGATTCGTGCCCATCGCACCCACCTCCACCCAGAACTACACCCAGGAGCAATTCTGGGCTGTGAAG ACTCCAACCCTTATCCTGTATGGAGAGCTGGACCACATCCTGGCTCGAGAGTCACTGCGGCAGCTCCGCCACCTGCCCAACCACTCTGTGGTGAAGCTACGCAATGCAGGCCATGCCTGCTACCTCCACAAGCCGCAAGACTTCCACCTTGTCCTGCTTGCCTTCCTTGACCATCTACCTTGA